Proteins encoded together in one Buchnera aphidicola (Cinara piceae) window:
- the nfo gene encoding deoxyribonuclease IV, which yields MKYIGAHVSISGGLEKSVFRAYQLEATAFSLFINNPLRWKNKPLEKNVVYNFRKACKIHYYSALQILPHSSYLINLGHPNKEMRKKSCHAFIQEINSCYELGLSMINIHPGSYLYRIKEMKCLENISNSINFVLSKTKKIIVVLENTAGQGSNVGYCFEHLAFIIDKIEDKSRIGICLDTCHLFVSGYQLNDINCFLYTFNKFNNVIGFKYLLGIHINDSRGKFNSRVDRHHNLGFGEIEKNVFSRIVQTIEFQNIPIILETKDSNIRKDEILWLKKKSLLHNKSILSI from the coding sequence ATAAAATATATAGGAGCGCATGTTAGTATATCCGGGGGATTAGAAAAATCTGTATTCAGAGCTTATCAATTAGAAGCAACAGCTTTCTCATTGTTTATTAATAATCCTTTAAGATGGAAAAACAAACCTTTAGAAAAAAATGTAGTATATAATTTTCGTAAAGCCTGTAAAATACATTATTATTCTGCTTTACAAATTTTACCGCATAGTAGTTATTTAATTAATTTAGGTCACCCTAATAAAGAAATGAGAAAAAAATCATGTCATGCTTTTATTCAAGAGATAAACTCTTGTTATGAATTAGGTTTATCAATGATTAATATACACCCGGGTAGTTATTTATATAGAATTAAGGAAATGAAATGTTTAGAAAATATTTCTAATTCTATAAATTTTGTTTTAAGTAAAACTAAGAAAATAATTGTTGTTTTAGAGAATACTGCTGGTCAAGGTAGTAATGTTGGATATTGCTTCGAGCATTTAGCATTTATTATTGATAAAATTGAAGATAAATCTAGAATTGGCATATGTTTAGATACTTGTCATTTGTTTGTTTCCGGATATCAATTAAATGATATTAATTGTTTTTTATATACATTTAATAAATTTAATAATGTAATAGGATTTAAATATTTATTAGGTATTCATATCAATGATTCTAGAGGAAAATTTAATAGTCGAGTAGATCGTCATCATAACTTAGGTTTTGGTGAGATAGAAAAAAACGTTTTTTCTCGTATTGTTCAAACTATAGAGTTTCAAAATATTCCTATTATTTTAGAAACAAAAGATAGTAATATAAGAAAAGATGAAATTTTATGGTTAAAAAAAAAATCATTATTACATAATAAAAGTATTTTAAGTATTTAA
- the rplY gene encoding 50S ribosomal protein L25, producing MIKFNAIYRYKCGTNNSRYVRRINHQIPSIIYGKQFLKKELLILLEHDVIFNLQKNNIFYSNELLIILENKNFFVVVKDVQRHAYKPILLHIDFLCIK from the coding sequence ATGATAAAATTTAATGCAATTTATCGTTATAAATGCGGTACAAATAATAGTCGTTATGTACGAAGAATAAATCATCAAATTCCCAGTATCATATATGGTAAACAATTCTTGAAAAAAGAATTGCTAATTTTATTAGAACATGATGTAATTTTTAATTTACAAAAAAACAATATTTTTTATTCTAATGAATTATTAATTATTTTAGAAAATAAAAATTTTTTTGTTGTTGTTAAAGATGTTCAACGTCATGCATACAAACCAATATTATTACATATAGATTTTTTATGTATTAAGTAG